Genomic window (Ananas comosus cultivar F153 linkage group 16, ASM154086v1, whole genome shotgun sequence):
GTGCATGTTGCATTTCTGATTCATTAAAGGCTGTTGTTTTAGATTTTGACTGCTCCTTGGTTTGGAATTTCGGAGAAAATGACTATGAAAGGATCTGACCTATTGCTTGTGCTTTTGGTTTTtcttaaaagatttgataaatcGTCTTATTATAACCATGATCAGTCAAATATTAGGGCAAACTGAAGAGGCTCTAAAGAGTACATTTTCTTGTATTTTCTGTTAGCAAAATCATTTTAATAATTCTTTGAAGTCAAGAATTGACGAGATAACAATCCATCTAGAAGGTACcttccctttgatcatttttgtgTTCCAACTTCCAAGCATCGTTTGAACTTCCTACAGCCTCAAAAGGGCTGGAAACAATTTCCAAGCCTAGACGACGTAAAAAGTTTAATAACTTCACGCGGAGGTGGTAGCGGAAGACTTGCAAGAGCTACGCAGGCATTCAATAATGCGTACGTAATGGCGTCGTGTATGCGTATGCGCCGGACACAAAAACAGTTTTGCGTTTCTCGTGGACTTGCTGTTCCTTCCCCGAGCTCCGTTCCTTAGGCTTGCGGTCAACGTCCCATGTGCATTTATTATCGCAACCCCGATTGCAGTCCACGTCCcccattaatttatatatattatatatatacaacatcGCAGACGTAACCATAGACCAAgggcaaaaatagtaaagatgagACAATATTAAGAGAATTATTCAAAGTTTCCAACCTCCTCTTCGATATGTGTCTCATTCCACACACACAGACAAGAGCACGGTACAAACCTATAAATTCACTTTCTATTATCCAACTGCAATTCGCTTAGCCATCTCAAGATAACTCAACTCAGATACAATTCTAACACTCAGATTCAATGCGACAAGTAGACACAATTttgtctcaaaaaaaaaaaaaaaacccaagtaGACGCCATTGTGTGTTTGTTTTTCCCATGGCCACAAACAAAGAAGAAACTTCAGATACAGCCAAGACAGAAAATCAAAGAGTCAAATATACAGCACTCATTTTTTTTCGCATTCAAACCAGATAAGAATAGAACAGAGGGGACATACAAAGGTTGTAAGTTCTCTCGGATCCATAGCCGAATATTCAGTGCGCAAATTTGAAATATAGAATAATTAGGATCGCCAAAACCAGAGCTATGATGATTCCACCGATGATCCACTTGTTTCTGTCCATTCTTTTCGACATGGCTGATAGGATCCTTTTGCTCTTCCCAATGTTATCATCCACCCCATGgagctgacaaaaaaaaaacaaagaaaatgttCACCAATGATGAATCAATTCTGAACGGAAAGATAAGTTTAGCCAAATTATTTTCTCTTCAATAAGCTGCTTGGATACACGGCCTTAAGATTCAAATATTAGAAAAACCTCCGAAATCAATGAAAGAAGTATAGAAGACAAGTTAAACCACgagaaagaacaaaaagttGCCCCAAAAAGGAACAACCAAAGTTTAAGACATACTGCGTTATGAGCATGCAAGAGAGACTGGCGCTGCTGATGCAGGTCTTGAAGAATAGAAACACCGAGCTCTTCTGTCTCCAACATAGTTCTTCGGCTATCCTTGACTCTGTCGGTGGTTTGATTCAGCCTCTCTGTTGACATCAACAACCTTCCCCTTTGATCAGCAGATACCTGTGTCATAGTATTCCAATCCAAACTCAACAAGGAGCTTTAAAAAAGACGAGTCTGTAGTTTCTAACACAGCACAAGTACACTATATCATAACTAATTATTGGATATTGAGATACTAGTAGCTTAACAGATCATTTGGCAATACTAGGTTTAAATACTAATTGATAATTCGACAAGGGTTAAATACTAATTGATAATTCGACAAAGGTGTAAGAGTATGCGCTTAAAACATTGTTGCATATGTCAACAGACAGAATAGATTTAGAACATGTTTTGACCAAAAACATTAAATAGATATATGGTTGCATGTAAATGAAGTTGATGAGACACGCATACAAAACTCCTCATCaattaaagaagcaaaaagtgCAGTCTACTCCTTTTACAGTAAAAGAAAGGAAATAGTCAAATAGTTAGATAAGAGGCATGGTGAGTCGTAGTATATGAGATGATCAACCTTCTATTCTCCCAGCAACAAAAAACATGACTTTCGTTACCAGGCTAGCTTTCCAACTATTACCAACAACATATAGGCAAAATCAGCAACATTTTCTCAATCATACTTAAAATGCACTAGAAATTAGGAAACAACTTTATATTAAAAGTttgataaaggaaaaaaaaaatcttattaacCTTTCGAAAACTTTCCATGGAGCTCCTGAACTGATGAATTTAGCAAATGATGCAAACAGATACCTTGTTTCAATCAAACTACAGGGATATCGTAAGTTGCCTTGTTTTCAAAAATGCACAAATGTTCTGCAAACTATGGTAGAGCTACGTAAGGTTCTCTGGAGTAACGCTTCTTTTACTTGCAGTCATCTGCTTCATTCTTTCATTCATGACCGAAACTCCTCATTTACTTAGAAAATGTGCATTTTCAGCAGTCAAGCAGCATAACAATACCTCAACTCGACAATTAGGAAGCAACCAGAAAattattcaaaagaaaaaaaaacttgccGAGGAAATCACTATGAAATGCCATAGTAAATACTTAAGCTGCCGTAGAAAGTAGAAACACTATAGAGAATAAGTTCTCTTGCCTATTGTAGCACTGCATCATTCTCCAATTATTTTACGTCAATAACACACAGTATTGGGAGGGGTGGAAAAACTGTAATTAATCCGAATGAGTTAACATAAATAGAAAAAAGGGGCGCAAACTAGGATTTTTGGATCAAACTAACCATCACAAATCCTCAAGAAAGAAGAAAGCTATGTGCTTACCGCCAATGTATCGGCCATTCCCGACTCCAACAATTCCTCTCTCGCCGCCTGCTTAGGATTAGCACTTGTAATACGTTTAAGCTCACTCTTCAGATTGTTTAGATCGGATTTATACTCCCTTAACTTTGCCAGCAATCCGGCCTTCACGCTCGGTTGCAAACTTCTCGCCTCGAGATCCATCTTCCGGATCtacaaaattacaataaatccATCCATTTAAGATTGGCATTACCATTACCAAATAATTTCCAAAATgcagttaaaataaaattactccAGGGTCTTTTAGAGTATATTACCAAAGCTTCGGCTTCATCCAATCCGGATTTGATTTCCGAcaccttttgcttcttttgttcTACGAAATCAAACACAGATGATTTCGATCAGACTTAGAAATCGAATAGCTCAAAAGAAAAGCAACATTAAAGTGCTGAGATTCACATCAAAGTACTCACCTCCTTCGAGAGCAGCGGCCGAAGTGCATTTCCGCAAGAGAGACGCGGAGATCTCGCAGTATTGGCGCTCGTACCCTTCGAATACCTCGCTCATCGCGTCTCGTTTCAATTAATCACTCCAAATTTGATCCGATCGCGCACTTGTGCATAAAAAAGGAATCAGATCCAGAGATTAAAAAGGGAATTAATCCGACAAATTCGATCGAGCACCGATCAGAAACATGGCCTAAATCGATCATcatcaaaccctaaccctaacccacaAATCAATCTCAGACAACTTGATCAGATCAAATTAAATCCACAATAAGCGAGAAAAATCATCTGTAAAAGGAAGAACATATACCCTGAAATGGTCGATCTTACGATTATAGCACCCCAAAGAGGCGAGAAAGATCAaataatggagagagagagagagagagagagagagagagagagagagagatcgagggaggagggagaagagaggaggaagaagaagcagaggGGAAGGTGCGAGATGGGAGCGCACCGATCCCGCCTCGGTCGTCTCGGATTGGACGCGACAAACGTGGGGCCCACGGCTCGGTCTCGTGGGCCCCATCCTGCGATACACCCAACCATCACATATACCCACCGTTGCAACTTGCAAGCCCACGCTCTCTTCTATTAttgatttattgatttatttccTCCACCGCATACCCTTGCTCTCGATGCATCACGCCGTCCGGATTCTTCCACGTGTCAGACTACGAGGATAGATCCTGACCGTCCTTTTGCTGTTCTTCATCACGATAGTGCTGTATCAAACTGTCCACATGAGATCCGCCGTCAAAATCAATAATCCCGAGTCGCAGTGGAAACAGAGTCGTCCGATGATAATCAGACGGTGGACAACGCGCGGTGAGGCTGTAACTAACCGTAGTTAGGTTACTCGAGTGGCGTCGGTTAGAGAACTTGAATTATTGGAGTCAttaaaattaatcaattaaattattaattaattaaaaaatttaagcccccggtaaaaatattttaaaacgaGGCAACGGCGTTAGATCTAACGGCGATGGCGGAGCCATTCGAGCTGAAACGGCGCGCCTTAACGGGAGGAGCCCCGTGGTGCTCCGAGGCGTAGCTATCTGTGAATCTGGAGCGTCCGTTTCTTGATGGAGGAGCGAGAATGGTTCGATGGACGGACGGGGATGATCCGCTTTTGGTGAACCGTGAACGGAGAAACGGAAGGGGGAATgggaagcgagagagagagagagatgtataaAAGGCTTTGGCTCTCAATGAAGAAGAGAGAGGCACacaaacagagagagagagagagagagagagagcattctCCGATCAGAGCTCTTCTTCTCGGAGGAACGATTTGGGAGAAAAATAAGATACGAATTTAGGTAATGGAGGTATAATTTGTTCATCCTAAGATCAAAGGTTTTGCTTTGTTGTTTCATTCTTCctctttcccttcttcttcctcttcctcttctccttcttcttcttcttcctttggaCGGTTCTTTGATCGATCCTGTGGAAACTAGAGGAGATCGAGAGGAACGTGGGGAATTTGAGCATTTTCTCACTGCGTTTTGATCTCTCCGTGGATTGCACATCTCCGATTTCTAATTCGCTCTTTGTTTCGGGATTCGCAGAGGGTGAAGTAGGGGATTTGGGGGATTCAATCTCACAACAGAGAAGAAACTGTAAGAGCTGTATAAAATTCAGATTcgtattttcttttcctctctcgaGGAAAGGTATCGTTTTTCTTCTGGTTAATTGCCCTCGCGATTTGTCTAATTGCTTGTTGTGTCGATCTAAAACTAACAACGATCCATTTTTTGATCGTTTATCAGAGATGTACATGGGTTTGTGCTCAACAATGAAATCGGAGTTCCTCAAAGTTGAACTGCGTTAGAACGGAGTTTCCACGatctctgcttcttcttcttttcttcttcagGGGCGAAACTGAAAGGAGATTAAAGGTTTGCTTCGATGATCTTCCGATTTCTTATGGTTTTAATCGGTTTTGCCTCTATTTGGAGCAACTGGTGTTGTTTCCCCTTGTTTTCTCACCGATTTTTGTTCCCACTGCAGAGAAAAATTTAAAGGAACCCCCCAATCTGTGGATAACAAAAGGTGGAAGAGGAGGAGCTCACGATCCAATACTTTGTGTAGATCGCTACTTCTGCGATCTCCCTGTTGCGTTCGGCGTTAATTGGTCTCGTGAAGAGATCGCATTTACGCTGTGTTTTCTCGATTGCTTTGGGTCTctaagaagagaaggagagcaAATCAAGGTATAGGTTTTTACTTTCCTTCTGGATTtggtttttctattttttattttccttctcattACTTTTCTCTGATTTCAAATTCCTTTCATTTGTTCTCTAATTTCCAACTCCTCCACACCCCtgttccttctcctcctctgttttcatccttctttttttaaaaataaaattggtgcTTTTGTTTGATTATGGCTCATAGTTGTTCCTCATCCGGTTCAGTTGTTTTTCGATGAGGCATTGCGTTGAAGCTGTTCAGAAATTTGTTACTTTTTTcgaattaatcttttttttcttttgagattttactttttcttcccTTCAATCCTGTTTTCTCCAATTTCggagtttttttttcaatttttttttaatctttgtagtgtaattttcatctcgCTTCCCCTACTTTCCATTGATTTGGGAGACAAAGTTGCAAAATTTTCCTCCTGAAAGTGTTCTCTAAAGCCCAATTTTAGTTACCTCTattcttttgattttactgGTGTTTTCtttgattaaatcttttttttatttgattttagttcaTTTGACGAGGCATTGTGTTTTGATCTGTTTGAAAAGTCCCTTCCTTTTTTCTGATAGGACAATTTCCTGTTATCTTCTTTTCCCTAAtcccaaattttttaatttcctttttattttttatggtatTGGAATTCTCCCTCGGTCGCCCCCTTTCTTAGCGCCGATCCCAGTAGTTTCTATTGTTTAAATTCTCTAATACCCTCTTCCTCCTCTGTTACCTTGGTTTTtggcggtttttttttttttattaaagctTATAAttgtttttctaattttattcagTTCATTTGATGAGGCATTATGTTTAATCCGTTGCTTTAATCCGATTTgccactttgttttttttttttggattttcagGAATTAGATCTTTCCCTCGCTTCCCCTTGATCCGAGAGAAACCTCTTCCTTCACGCAGTTTTGATATGAAGAGATTATACttactttattttattcctcctctcatcctctccctctctctttttttgtttttgtttttatttttgttttattttgtattttttattctattgtgctctctttctctctggtTGTTTTCTCCACCCGTCTTCTTTTGCTTTCCTCTTTTTCAaagtaccctttttttttaattagcgtGGCTATTAATTCCTTGAATTATTCTAGTTCACAAGATGAAAATTTTGCCTTTACTCTTGTGTAATTCTCCCCGATTGCCACGTGTCACCTCCTGTTATTTTACTCAGGCGAAGGGGTCACATATATAGCAAGAGGGGGGGTGGGGGATGATGGAGAGGGAGACGAGAAATCACTATCATACCCGGGGATCTACTGGAGGAGTAGGCGGCGGAGTCGGTGGTTTCGGTTCGAATCTCAACCACAATCACAGCATCAACGGTTACAATGTGGTGGCGCCGCCGCTCGGGGAGGCGGAGCTGCCGCTGCAGTGGGGCAACCGGAAGCGGCTGAGGTGCGTCAAGGTCCACCGCAAGGACGattctgccgccgccgccgcagccgccgatANGCGTCGTTCGGGCCGATAAGGACTCCGCCaaccccctcctccgccgcccctccCCGCCGCAGCGCCGCATCCTCAGGTACCCAGCTTACCTACCTCTTCCTTAAATTCAAGAGTCATTTGTAATTAGTTTTCTTAACTTAGACCTAATTAAAGTTTACCTTAAATTGaataattcaattaaaataatttgatttgatgaagttagaaattttattacttGTTAATACTAACTAACTAGGCCAagtcattaattttaataaaatcgtcttaaatattaaaaattttagtgaatattactggaaaaaaaaataaagtaaaggTGAAGGCTCCATTTCAAAAAAGTTccttttatcttaattaattgATTCAGTTTAATTAGGAGGAGGGGTTTGAGTAACCCCCAAGTTTGGGTATTTGTTTGAacattaaagagagagagagagagagagagagagagagagagagagagactctataccgtttggttcgggtataagcaagaactagctattacaggaataggtacaagtattgggataagaaaaatagcgtttggatgaaaattgggttgttcccgaggataagaaaaatattagaaagttttatatagaaaatagaggtgttggtggggataaccgagaactactattctcgggtaaaaaattagcgtttggatataaagggggggataagggcctatccctatccctattctCAAACCAAACGGTGCttaacttaatatatataactataataGTTGTGGATGTGTGAATGAATTAGATGCGTGGGAGGAGGGACAAGGGGAGGGGATTCACGCGGGAGCTGTGGCGATTGCTCTCACGTGCTCTGGTGTCAGATGACTCAGATCATGTGAGATGCATGGTTTTAGGTTTGATCCCAGTTTGATCCATCCTTGTTTCCTGCCTTGTCTGATTAATACGGTGCATCATAATAAGCATCAGATGTGTGCAACCGTATTTAGTGTTTAAACTCTGGATGCCTATTTGTTCCCAACAAAGCCGGAAATTTGAGTCCTGTTCATAAAAGCCCATGTAAGGATCAAACTCCCTGAATCCTATTCAGAAATTTTAGTCCGACTCGAATAATAGTAATCACCGTGCTATCTGGTGTTTGTAGGCCGTTGCATCGATTCAATTTCAGCATCTTATTTCTCTTCCTTGGTGAGTTCAGGGATGGAAATGTTCAATGCACGACCTCTCatgtatcttcttttttttttcaattttctttttcagtaATTTCTAGCGGTTGCCTTCATTCATGTAAACCATTAGGTGCGACTTGCCTTCGTGTTCCGTAGATGCAGCCAGGTTGCCCTTTGATGTTCTGAATATGCACTTCTTTATTTGGACGGAGTATAGCACTTCGATTTTGTGTTCCGTTGGCCTGTTTGCTCTTCTTTCAAACAGCCAATATATTCCCAGTCATCGCTTGACTAACTTTAGGATGTGGCCTCTTTACCTACATGCTTATTTGttctctcttttatctttttttcattcctcattaaaagaaaaaataactgGATAACTCATTATTTGCTAATTCATGTTTTAGGTAAACATGaacttaaaagttttttttttttttttgtttaagaaaTAGATAGTACGCTATCCTCTTcgtttatttagaaataaacttaactagagatatgaatcaattagaattcgaacttaggtcccttttgtcacttgctctaggaacggtcgattAAAGTGTAATATTTTGACTGTGGTAGTAAAAGTGTACTAAGGTTGCTTAGAACATATGAGGCAGTGACGCATGGGCGTCCTGAATTTGTAGACCACAGATCAGACTTTAATATTAGGTGATGAATGGGCGTTACACTGTAGAACTTTCGGTAGACCTGG
Coding sequences:
- the LOC109722482 gene encoding vesicle transport v-SNARE 11-like translates to MSEVFEGYERQYCEISASLLRKCTSAAALEGEQKKQKVSEIKSGLDEAEALIRKMDLEARSLQPSVKAGLLAKLREYKSDLNNLKSELKRITSANPKQAAREELLESGMADTLAVSADQRGRLLMSTERLNQTTDRVKDSRRTMLETEELGVSILQDLHQQRQSLLHAHNALHGVDDNIGKSKRILSAMSKRMDRNKWIIGGIIIALVLAILIILYFKFAH